Part of the Mauremys reevesii isolate NIE-2019 linkage group 4, ASM1616193v1, whole genome shotgun sequence genome is shown below.
TGATCAGCTCTGGCCATACAGGGTTCGCACTGCAccgcagagcctggcagctgtggATGGCCTTGCCACCGAGCATCTCTGTTCCTGACGGTGCTTGGGGGTACGTCCCATCTGCCTCCAGCAGTCCTGGGGGGTGCTTCAAGGCTCTGTCCTGTGTGATGGGTCCAGGGCCTCTGGAAAAAATCTGGGGGCTATGGGGTCATCAGCATATGTATCAAACCTGCTGTCTGTCCCGCCTCTGAACGGGGCGGGCTGCTTTCCTGCTGTCTGGCTGGGATTCGAACTTCTTCCTGGGCAATTTGGCCTTGAGTTCTGCAGAGCCCCTTTTCTGTCACAGAGACAGCTGGCttcacagctcccagcatgctgAGCAGCTGCACCCCACAGATCGGCCCCCATGGCCCCTGCTATGGCCAGTGGATCtcgcccctcctctccctccctccctccccgcaacaGACAGTGGCTCCCCACAGACTGtcatctctgccccccaccccaggcacctgtCATGGGCAGATGCACCCCATGGATTGGGCCTCTGGTTTCTGTGCTCCACTGACTGGACCACCAATTCCCTACCATGCCCCTAAGGACTTTTGCTTCAGGTACAGAGCGCCCTTACGGATTCTCTCAGTGTAGCTGACAAGGTCTTTGTGGCAGGGACAGTCTGTTACTCTGAATGTACAGTGTCTAGCCAGGGGGTCCCATGATCTCAGCTGGTTCCTAGGCCCTAAGTATGAGCCCTGTCCAGGGTTGTCCTTGTATCCTGTGGCAGAACAGCATGTGAATCTGTACATTCTCTCACTGACTGgctgggcctccctcccccaccccccggtcagTCTGACTCTGCCTCCCAAGCCATGGAAGGGCAGAGAGCTGTTCTGGAGGGTCTGGGGACCACCTTCTACAATAGAGGATAAATGTCCTATTGGCTGGGTCTAGGGACACGAGGCAGTGGAGGAAAGCAGAGCCATTGGCTGCTGTGGGGCCTTCACATGGAGTGGGATGAGAGGGGATTGGAATAGGAGGGTCTCAGGCTCATGGTGGAATGAGATGGGCTGAAGGAGGAGAGTTTGTGGCTGACTGTGCACTAGAGCAGTCCTTGCCAGGCCTCCACTCATTGCCTTGGCTTGAGTGCGCGTTCAGTGAGGGCTCAGGGGACGCCCAGATCCCAGCACCCGGACCCTCCCCTCTGACAGTGGTGATGGTCATAGCTGGAAAAACCCACCTCGTCGCCTAGAGACTAAGGCCCTGGACAGGAGCAGAGACGGCTCCTTGGGCAGCGAGAAAGCTGTGAGCTCTGAGTTCAGGGGACAGGACTCCGTGTCCATTCTTtgcaggtaaacagggttgcacCAAAGCACAGACCTGGTTGGTGTTCTCGATTTCTCCTCTGAATGGAAACAACCCTGCAGGGGCCTGAGTGTTGCTGAACAGCTCAGGCCGGGGAGGCTTCATAGTGCGAACTGAGATTGTGCAATAGCTGAGCCGTGGGTTTGTCCAGCCCCAGAAACAGCCCTTCTCCCTTCCTAAGGGGAGCGGCCCCTCCCCTAGCTGCCTGGCCCTGCTGGTGGGGAGGGCTGGGCCTGCGTGCCGTGCTGTAAAGTCATCCTCGGGTGAGAACAGCAGGTTCCGGCCGTGCCATCCTAAGAGGTGGCTGGTGTCTGTATTACACAAATACCCAGAAGCTCCAGCCAGTATCCGGCCTCGTGACTGGTGCTGCACAAACAGAGTAAGAGACAGATTAGAGGTGATTTGACTGGGATTTCGTTCTCCCTTTGGGGGTGTCCCCTGCTCTCTTGCAGGCCTTCGGTGGCTGGGCTGGAGGGTTCCTCGGGCAGGTCTCGCGCTCTGAAGGAAGGAGGTTGGGGTTGAATCTTTAACAGCAGTGCCCTTTCCCTGTTCATTAGTCACTGGAGTTAAACTCCTGTTGACGAACTGGAAGGGCTGCGTGAAGTTCGCCTTCTGGCTTGGTGAACGTGGTACGTCTACCCAACAAAAATCCACGCTCTGTGAGTCTCATCCCGGGTCAATGACTCAGGCTCTCACTATGGGGCTAAAAACAGCCATGTAGACATTCCCGCTCAGGCTGAAACCCAGCCACGGGGGAGGGTCCCGCAAGCCGGCCTTCAGCCTCtgtgggaatgtctacacagctgttcTTAGCCCCGTAGCGTGAGCCCAAGTCATCAGCCCAGACTCTGAGGCTTGCTGCCACCACGGGTTTGCTTGTTGGGTCGACGCACCCTTAGAGATTTTGGGAGCTTTGCCTGGCTGCggtgggccaggagcagggctgtgggtgggaTGTGTATCGGGAGCTCAGCTCTGTATGACTCCTGCAGAGGCGTCCTTTATTCCCGACATTAATTGGTGACTGCAGTGAAATAGGTGTGAACTAGCTTGCTGGCTGTCTTAGGCTGGgcctacactacagggttaggtcgatGTAACCTGCCTTGTGTCaacctagctgtggaagtgtcttcacttaaatttggctcccgcCGACGTCAGTACCTCTCTACGCCGATTTAGACCACCACCTCCCCGAGCGGCGCTGAGTCACGGTCAATGTGATTAGGTCAACGCAGCATCAGTGTAGATGCCGCATTGCTTACACCGACTGtaactggctttcaggagctgaCCCACAATGCCCCACAACACAATcaatacaagcactcctggtgaggatgcgcaccgccaacacaaggagccaagtatgcGCTCACACGCGATTTGACAGCGGTGGTTATGTTCCGATGCAAGTTAGTTTGACatagtttgtagtgtagacatggccttagtcttCTGGCCTAGCCAGGACCTGGATTCTTAATAGGAGAAAAGCCGTACTTTGCAAATGATAAAGGAACAGATGAGGGGGCTGTCTACTGCTCCTCTTCAAATGCGCTGATTAAATCTCTGCCTGCTCCCAGTCCCTTCTGAGGCCAGAGTCTGCCCGGGAAGCCCAGGCCAGACCTGAACTTTTAAAATAGGACCGTATAGGGCTGAGCTTTTTGAATTGACTGCCCGCCGATGGGGGGCCATGCAGTGGGTGGCGATTGCGCTGCCCTGTGGGAACAGTTAGGAAGGTCTCGTGTGTTTTCTCTCCCTCAGCAGCGAGTGCAGAAGCAGCTGAGGAGGCATCAGACAAAGAGCTGGAGCCGGAGGAGGTCCAGGACAAAGTGAAAGCGCAGGGAGCGCCCAAagcagaagaggaggagcaggacctAAAGGTGAGTGGGTAGCAGGGGAGGGAAGAATTTGGTATTGACTAGTGTTTGGGTCACAACTGCGTCtctgtccgggggggggggcagggtgacccCGGATTCCCTCCCATCCTCACTCTGGAGGGAGCCATGTCGGGGTTGGAACGTGGCCTTGGAGCCCTGGAGCGCTCCATTGGGTGGCCCTCTGGCCTCGGCCCCAGGTGAAGGTGGGAATTTGGAGGGTTGGGGACAGCAGGTGAGCTGGGTTTGGGGTATGAGAGTGTTGCTCGTCTCTCTGCTCCTGACAAGCAGTGTAGCGGGTGTGGAGAAGGCAgtggctgggtggtggtggtgggttgcCTACCATTCAAGTGTAACTCCTCCAAGTCAGAGATAGAGGAGGCTTCTTAGCTCACCACAGGGCAGGCTTGGTCTCTGCTGGGTAGAATGAAATGGCTCCACTTGCGTAATGCTGGGATTGGAGGAGGCAGGTTCTGAGCCAGGCACTCTGTGCAGCCCACGGGCACTGTCTCACCGCCTCCCCCGCCTGCACTTAGCTACCTAGTGGAGCAGAGGCATAGCTGCGTGAGCGCTGGCAGTCCTCCGGGGCCTGCGGGCCGATCCTCACCCCTTGTGTGCCCTGTCTCTTGGCAGTTTCAGATCGGAGAGCTGGCAAATACCCTGACTAGTAAGCTGGAGTTCCTGGGCATCAACAGACAATCCATGTCCAACTTCCACATGCTGCTGTTGCAGACCGAGGTAACGGAAGCCTGTGTGCGTCCCCGGGAATCAAACATCCTTCTATTTCCTGAGTGCTGGAAGTCCCAGGCAGCTAACCACTGTCCCCCTTCATTGTCTGAGTCCTTCCCCCAGCCCACCCAGACAGGACTGGTCTGTGTCCTTGCCCAACACCACCCATAGgcagggtcctaccaaattcacggccatgaaaaatgcatcacggaccatgaaatctagtctccccctgtgaaatatGGTCTTATATGTACTTTTACTCTATACTGTACAGATttaatgggggagaccagcgtttctcaaattgggggtcccaaACCAAAAGAGGGGTTTTTggggggatcacaaggttattgtaggggcgTCCTGGTATTGCCTGTGCTGCTTTCAGAGGTGGGTGTCCCagagagcagaggctgctggccgggcacccagctctgaaggcagcgctgccgccagcagcagtgcagaagtagcggtggcaataccataccatgccacccttacttctgcgctgctgccttcagagctgggtcaACCCCTACAGTTAcaccaccatgacatttcagatttcaatatatcatgaaatttacaatttttaaaatcctatgactgaaattgaccaaaatggaccatgtaGTGTGACGGTTTCTCTGCTTGCTGGCTCTAGACCCGGATTGCAGACTGGCGCGAAGGAGCTCTCAATGGAAACTACCTCAAACGCAAACTGCAAGATGCAGCCGAACAGCTAAAACAGTATGAAATAAACGCCACCCCTAAAGGCTGGTCCTGCCACTGGGACAGGTACGCACTCTTCTCCCCTTTTCACCTTTGACCTTTGACCTCTCAGACATGATTTGTGACCATCACCACCTGACGACGTTGGCGACATCTGTCCGGAGACTGAGAGCAGCTGCAGTTAGCGGTGCTGGGCAGGCAGAGAACCTCCGGCACTCACAGAGTTTGGGCCAGCCACCAAATTGGAGACCAAAAAAATCCCTGTTAAAAAAGTGTTTGGAATGGCTTTGGGTCGGTGATTGGACAGAGCTGGTTTTTACTCTCCCGAGTGTAGCTGCGCTGAGGAGGGCGGGCTCGGGGGGTCGCGCATGCGAGAGCTCTGTGCACTTTGCAGGACCTCTGGATCTCTACTCCGGCTAACAGCGCTGACCCTCAggagagcccccctggctgcggATGGGAACCAAGCGCAAGATTACTGTCTCCTACCGGCAGGTCAGACCCAAACATTTCTTTTTCTATTTGGCTTTTCTGGATTGTTTGTTCATTGTTTGAAATGTTTGCTCTTTTGTTTTTCAGCTCCCAGAGCCTCTCCCTCTCTCTAGCGTTCACTGTATGTTTGACACCAAGAGTATCATGCATGGGACCTCGACAGCCCATGGCGGGAGCAGCCGCCTTGCTTAAATTGGGCTGCTCCCTGTTTTGTACTCCGGAGGCAGTTCCTAACAGTCCTGTTCCTAGAGAGAgctcgccccctccctccctctctcccggTGAACATTAGCTTGCTTTCCCAGCCCTTCTCTCTTGGAGGGAAGGGCTCGGGGCTGGATTCACAGAGCCAGCAATGCAAACAGCTTTGAGCGAGCTAGCTCTGACCTCCCGCCTCCCTCCTCAAAGTTGTTTGTTGCCTTTGTGAATGGCAGCCCTGGTAGATGAGGGGCTTCCCGGTGAGAGCCCAGCGCTGTCGCGGGAAAGGCCCATGTCTGCGTGTCACTGCAGGGGAGGGAACGTAAAGCCGTCTGTTCTTTCTTGTGATCTAGGGACCATAGGCGCTATTTCTATGTTAACGAGCAGACAGGAGAGTCCCAGTGGGAGTTCCCGGATGGCGAGGAGGAAGAGGACGGGCAGGCCCCGGACAGTAAAGCTGAAGCTGTTCCCAAACCAGCTCCGAAGGAGAAAGCTGAGTCCGGTGGTGACTCCACGGTGGAGAACTCCACAGGTACTGGGGGGCCTGGGCtgtgagatgggggagggggaagcagtgtGGACTGGCTAGAGGGAGGGTGAGCGTGGCTGGCAGATGGTGGAGAGCTGCTGGTACCAAGGatggtgcagtggttagagcactaccACTAGCAAGACCCGGCTTCAGTTCCCTGGGTTCGCTGTCTGACCATGGGCCAGTCCCTTGCTGTCAGAGTTGCTGTCTGTAACGAGGTGCGAGGGCCAATCTGCAAGGTGGTGAGGGGCCCCGATGGTGGTTGATAGGGCCAGAACAAGCTTCTCTGagccagagaaagagaagagggtCCCTCTGCCACCAGTGAGCAGTGGCTCGACACGCCACCAGGTTTCGGTTAGCCGAGGAGAGCAGCTGAGCTGTGGACGGAGTGAACCCAGAAGGGGGGCACTGTGCCCGGGGCAGCTGGAGTTGCACTGCCACTCGCTTCCCCAAGAGCCTCAGGGCACGCAGTCCCTCACCCTACCGCCGTACACGGGCAGTGCGCCTCCCTGCCACCGAAGTTGCCAAGAAGCAGGCTACGCCTCAGGGGAGGGGATCAGCACAGACGAGCGGAGGAATGGGTGGGTTGTGGCAGGCGCAGTTCCAGGGTGGGTTGTCCAGCGTGCACCAATGTGTCTCCTCAGGTCCTCTCAGCAAAGAGCCCTTCTCCGGCCAAGTTCCTGCCACGTCCCTGGTGCCGCTCTCTCCATTTTGGACTCTGCTTCAGTCTTCTGTCCCCGTGCTCCAACCCCCTCTTCCTCTGGAGGTGCCACCGCCTCCCCCACCTCCGCCAGAGTCACCACCTCCACCACCGCCGCCGCCACCGCCTCCTGGGGAGGACGGAGAGATCCAGGAGGTGGAGATGGAGGATGAGGAAAGCGAGGAACCACCAGCCCCAGGAACAGAGGAAGATGCTCCTCTGAAACCGCTTTTCCGCCCAGCTGTCACCAGCAGCCAGGTGAGGGCGGGGAGTGACCGCTGCCCGGGGCGGGCCCAGGATCGGGTGTGCTGTGTGAGACAAGTAGCTTGGCATCACTCGGCTGGGCGTGTTTCCCAGTGGCTCTGCTTTGTATCCTCCTGCGGCAAGCCCCTGTCACCCCATGGCTAAGGGCTAGCTGCCTAGCAACTCTGCGTTCCCCCCTCCCAGTCCTGGGAGAGAAGGTTGATATGAATGATTTACCCAATCCAAAAGCCATTGCCAAGGTCCCTCCCAAGAGGCAGTGGAAAGGAGGTGGTCCGGGGACACTGCTCAGCTCTGGATCCTGGCGGGAGGAAAGATGAGTTTTAATGGGCAGAGAGGTCATTGGGCCTGCCGTGGTTCTGTGCTGTGAAACCGGCGAAGGGGAGCCCGGGGATCAGTGGAGTTGCGATGGATAAGGGGCAAAGCGTTCCGTAGTGAGCTGTCCGGCTCCTGCCTGAGGCCGTGCTGCTCTAGGACAGCCTAAACCTCGTATTCTATGCGGGGGGATTTCACCCTCGTGAAATGGTTCCTCTTCCAGGAGTGCAAAATGGTTCCCCCCCACGAGGCAGAGAATCCACTGgtctcctggggcaggggcatgttAAACCGCAGGCCAAAGGCGTGCAAGATCCAAGGCCCCTCTGTGCTAGTAGCCCACTCGTCTGTGCAAGGGACAGGAGGGCCgggtgggggcagcagctggagcaggacCTAGCCTTGCAGGAGCTGCCGATGGCTAGGAATTTGGAGGGGGCAGTGGGTGCCAGCTGCATCAGAGTGATGGGGAGGATGAACCACGGGGGCCAGTGCGATCCCCAAGCCGGGGCAGTGTGACAGCCAACACAGAAGTGgctccatccatggctgggtcaCCTAGGCTCAGCGCTGCCTGGGGCTGTCTCGAGCGGGCACGTCCCCTTGCCAGAGAGAGCCCCTGTCCAAGGGACACTGGGTTTGGCTGGCTCAGCAGAGAGGCCGTGGAGATCTCCCCTCTGGTCAGGAGtcagtccagccccctgactgcccaccccctctgcctgcagagtaACTCCGAAGGCAGCGCCTCCGCCGCCCTCACCGCTAAACCGCAGAAGAGGAAAGCTGGTGAGATGAGCACGGGGCTGGTGCAGCGAGCAGCGACCATCGGCAGCTGTCCCGTTCTCTACAGCCAGCCCGTCATGGCAGCCAGTGAGTACCAGCCCCAGAGCGGCCGCCCCGAGGCTAGAGCAGCGTCTGCAGCGGGGGCTGCCAGGGACGTACCAACCTCCATCTCTCTGCTGTGTCCGCAGGCCCTCAGCCCATGGGACTGAGTCTCCAACCGAGTTACCTAGGGGTGACCGCGCCAGCCATCATGAGCTATTCGGAGTGTGCCGTGCCCACTGGGCTCGCGGCCACCATggcgcagccagcccctgcacgAGGAGCCCTGCCTGCCAAGGGGGCCACAGAGCAGCCGCCTCCCCCTCCTCCGCCGCAGCCGCCACCGCCGCCTCCCCCAACCACCAAAGCACCGCCTCCCGAAAAACCTCGCAAGGGGAGGAGGGACAAGGTAGGGGTGGGCTCACTGCTGCCCCGGGCgggctgggcctgtggggaaGCCGGGCCTGCAGGGTGGGAGCGAGCAGCGAGAGAAGAGTCAGGACTTTGCAGCCTTGGGAGACAAGTCACTTCCCTCTCATTGTCTGTAAAGGGAGGCTGGCTGATGTGTGGAGAACCTCGGAGTCCCTGAGTGAAGGGTTGATGCTGCAGGCAGCTTGCCCCCGCTCCTGGGCAGTGGCTCCCCTAGCGTGGGGCAGGTCGGCCCCCGGGGGTGCATGGGGCCAGCgctgggctagcagggcttgCTGCTAGTCAGCATTGAAGTGACTGGGGGAAGCTCATTCTCTCACTGGCGGTAGCTAGACACACCGCTTCCCCGGAGTTCGTGGGGCTCCTCCAGCATTAAGGGGGGACTGTGTCCCCGTCCCTGACTGGGcctgtaggtgctactgtaatgcacctaataaataatgtacagcccctagcacagcaGGTTTGcaggcactatggtaatatagTAGTGTGCCCGCCCCTGACTCTCGCTGATCAGTctcccctcttctctcccagccagccactggAGCAGAGTAACGTGCCCCCCTGCAAGCATTGGCCGTCGTTCCCCACACACTTTGCCTCCGTCTTTGTGGCTGGGTCCATGTtgccttcctccctcctgccctggctctgtaGGGGAGGGgtgctcctccctgcccacagtgCCACCTGCATGGTCCCAACCCTTCCCCTTCTTCGTGTGCAGGGCAAGAAGGGGAAAGCGAAGATGCCGTCGCTGGTGAAGAAGTGGCAGAGTATCCAGCGGGAGCTGGACGAGGAAGAGAACTCCAGCTCCAGCGAGGAGGACCGGGAGCTCACCTCTCAGAAGCGCATCGAGgagtggaagcagcagcagctagtgaggtatgcgggggggaggggcttggggtgactgggaggggccaggtgggcctggagcctgctcctcgtaatccagtccctgctgcacccccggcCAGGGcaccagccagcccccccaggtGGCAGTGTCAGcagaggggtcccaggagggagcGTTCGTCCCCTCAGAGCCAGCGTCCCCCGGACAGGGCAGCATGGCTGTGCTATGCTGcctctggggtcctggccccctTTCTCTGGGCCACATTCCCCAGGGGAGCCTCTCGCTGGCCCGGCCTCTCAATTGCATCATTGTGGGCGTGGTTCTTTTCCCGTGGCTGTCCCGACAAACGGTTATTGCTGGTGTCTTAGTGAGGCACTTCCTGGTGCCCTTCACCTATCTGCAGGGCACCCTCGAGCACTCCCCCTCGGATCAGCCTGCCCGCGCGAGCAGTGCCCTGTTCATTGGAAATCCAGCTCCTCTAGCAGATccccctttcccaggccaggccAGCGGTGCCTCCTCTCGGGGACAGCACTGCCTTGCTGGGCCGCTTCCCCCACGTTGTGCCGAGCTGGAGTTCTCCGCCAGTCACAGCGCGGAGGCTGACTCATGATGTCGCCTGCTTAACCacagccctcagctcccattcCAGCGTGTAGGGCCAGCTGTCCCATAGCCCCAAGCTGGGCAGGGTCCTTGGTCCCCACCTTTGGGCTCACAGTGTAAAGCAGTGGGGCCTGGGAAGCGCGAAGGCAGGGCGAGAGGGCATGAGGAGGGAGAAGACCCTGCTGGATTTGCagcctgctgctgccctgcagcgAGCTGGGCGGCACGGGCTAGGTCCCTCCCGCCGCTGTATTTACAAAACTCCCATGAGTTGGGTTTCGTGGCCGCTCCAGCTCCTCCCCTGGGGTCCTTCCAGTGGCTGCTTGAGCCCGAACGCCCCATTCTGAAGATGTGTATAAGAAACTTCTCCCCTCTGCCCATCCTGGTGAGGGGGGCAGGTTGTatgtgtgcaggggggagggaggggaagctggATCCTCCCATCAGT
Proteins encoded:
- the FNBP4 gene encoding formin-binding protein 4 isoform X3, producing MGDWQEVWDENTGCYYYWNTRTNEVTWELPQYLATQVQGLQRYQPSSVAGVDGSFLVAADLYPQEKGVTVASISRGTVLPKREVKKEVNEGVQALSSSEEEKKGVAASLLAPLVPEVVKEEEERWRRKVICKEEVEPVPAEEMAAGEASVAADEQDPCMDALEDPSQEGLCSVVQSGESSEEEEEQDTLELEMVLERKKAELRALEEGDGSVSGSSPLSDGSQSASLDTAPKPASVQGKWKLFVGVASPESTSRSSSKTGRETPEIKEAAASAEAAEEASDKELEPEEVQDKVKAQGAPKAEEEEQDLKFQIGELANTLTSKLEFLGINRQSMSNFHMLLLQTETRIADWREGALNGNYLKRKLQDAAEQLKQYEINATPKGWSCHWDRDHRRYFYVNEQTGESQWEFPDGEEEEDGQAPDSKAEAVPKPAPKEKAESGGDSTVENSTGPLSKEPFSGQVPATSLVPLSPFWTLLQSSVPVLQPPLPLEVPPPPPPPPESPPPPPPPPPPPGEDGEIQEVEMEDEESEEPPAPGTEEDAPLKPLFRPAVTSSQSNSEGSASAALTAKPQKRKAGEMSTGLVQRAATIGSCPVLYSQPVMAASPQPMGLSLQPSYLGVTAPAIMSYSECAVPTGLAATMAQPAPARGALPAKGATEQPPPPPPPQPPPPPPPTTKAPPPEKPRKGRRDKGKKGKAKMPSLVKKWQSIQRELDEEENSSSSEEDRELTSQKRIEEWKQQQLVSGMAERNANFEALPEDWRARLKRRKTTSST